A single region of the Corallococcus caeni genome encodes:
- a CDS encoding FG-GAP repeat domain-containing protein, with translation MRVLTADFNGDGQVDLFSFSNHEAAIVLQQPAGAYAAGPRTAWGRAVLDALSADWNGDGLLDPALADDDAQTATLVMNVCLP, from the coding sequence ATCCGCGTCCTCACTGCCGACTTCAACGGCGACGGCCAGGTGGACCTCTTCTCGTTCAGCAACCACGAGGCCGCCATCGTGCTCCAGCAGCCCGCCGGAGCCTATGCGGCCGGGCCCAGGACGGCCTGGGGAAGGGCCGTCCTGGACGCGCTGAGCGCGGACTGGAACGGGGACGGACTGCTGGACCCGGCGCTCGCGGATGATGACGCCCAGACCGCCACCCTGGTGATGAACGTCTGTCTGCCCTGA
- a CDS encoding gamma-glutamyl-gamma-aminobutyrate hydrolase family protein (Members of this family of hydrolases with an active site Cys residue belong to MEROPS family C26.), with protein sequence MSERRVALITQRSDRVPGRPEVRDALEDSWASGLWEAGWVPFPAVNVAAAAVAQFEALRPGLVILSGGNDAPGTGPDAVPARDEMEAVLLSLAARTRTPVLGVCRGAQMLALFAGMRLVPVEGHVRVRHVLTGPLAHAWRGPAQVASFHQWGVAEDSMPDGWDVLARSEDGAVEAFANRERRSLGVLWHPEREPRHLPSVLEVMEAYEP encoded by the coding sequence ATGAGTGAGCGCCGAGTGGCCCTGATCACCCAGCGCAGCGACCGCGTCCCCGGGCGTCCGGAGGTGCGGGATGCTCTCGAGGACTCCTGGGCCTCGGGCCTGTGGGAGGCCGGCTGGGTGCCGTTCCCCGCGGTGAACGTGGCCGCCGCGGCCGTGGCGCAGTTCGAAGCCCTTCGTCCAGGGCTCGTCATCCTGAGCGGAGGCAACGACGCTCCGGGCACGGGACCGGATGCGGTCCCCGCGCGTGATGAGATGGAGGCGGTGCTGCTGTCGCTCGCCGCCCGGACGCGGACGCCGGTGCTGGGCGTGTGCCGGGGCGCGCAGATGCTCGCGCTCTTCGCGGGGATGCGGCTCGTGCCTGTCGAAGGCCACGTGCGCGTGCGCCACGTGCTGACGGGTCCCCTCGCCCATGCGTGGCGGGGCCCGGCGCAGGTGGCGAGCTTCCACCAATGGGGCGTGGCGGAGGACTCAATGCCTGACGGATGGGACGTCCTCGCGCGCTCGGAGGACGGCGCGGTGGAGGCCTTCGCGAACAGGGAGCGGCGCTCGCTGGGCGTCCTCTGGCACCCCGAGCGTGAGCCCCGTCACCTTCCCTCGGTCCTTGAAGTCATGGAGGCATACGAACCATGA
- a CDS encoding PEP-utilizing enzyme translates to MHASMWIWAERVLDTLAQTYSSVPLTLVFKGTVLPRPRALRVRLQAASAVIATWRGECRFIVGRTQAVREALEGADLDAAADRLIRAGAVARIELEATEASSEPLAPVGRLVLGDKARTLDILSELHGPWRISPPHIVRGEDWARDRDAVLQRVRERFGSERVVVRSSCSAEDAWTESNAGRFLSVLDVDAGDAVAVGSAISDVFGSYGSGAEEEKVFLQSYVHPVSESGVLMARHPETLASYWVVASDVSSGRTDQITSGALEKPSSAYVEHGVPRGLLPDSLRRVVTVGRELVKLMGVDALDIEFALAGGDFHLFQVRPIAKGSSQPGGNEVRRALLLADACTAHQALLRPQAPVVGEGPVYSTMTDWNPAEMIGRRPLPLARTLYGRLITDRTWAEQRAAYGYRDLRGIPLLRDFAGHAYVDVRASLNSFIPAVTPARVAEVLVSRQLARLAHAPELHDKVEFEIADTCASLGLRERLRRLYASSLDAGELDALATALRDITLHGLADLPAQVEQVERLRSHPFAPGFEGGLGPILARLRELGTLPFAHLARTAFVVTALLKSFVREGVMDSSEQREVLQRIRTVAGQLQADALRVRRGELGLEALVAEFGHLRPGTYDIRMPRYDADPERYFGPLISGAEEPFRHEAPLSRSLHERLSAGLRSAGLSMTSEVFLAHLGAGIAGREYGKHVFTKTLSGVLEHLAAWGEPLGLSRDDLAHLSLEQVESSLSLPPREARSWCRDAVEEAREHAAAVNLIELPDILVRTSHLLFHVSSGEQPLFVTKACVRAPVLVADGLPDPERVRGNIVLLERADPGYDGLLALGVAGIVTAYGGANSHMAVRCTELQLPAAIGVGREQFRRLSGGRVMTLDCGGRRLVHE, encoded by the coding sequence GTGCACGCCTCCATGTGGATCTGGGCCGAGCGCGTCCTGGACACGCTCGCCCAGACATACAGCAGTGTGCCGCTGACGCTCGTGTTCAAGGGAACGGTGCTGCCACGTCCGCGCGCGCTCCGCGTGCGGCTCCAGGCGGCCTCCGCCGTCATCGCGACCTGGCGGGGCGAGTGCCGCTTCATCGTCGGAAGGACCCAGGCGGTGCGGGAAGCGCTGGAGGGAGCGGACCTGGACGCGGCAGCGGACCGGCTGATCCGGGCTGGAGCTGTGGCGCGCATCGAGCTGGAAGCGACCGAGGCTTCGAGCGAGCCCCTGGCCCCCGTGGGCCGACTCGTCCTGGGGGACAAGGCGCGCACGCTCGACATCCTGTCGGAGCTGCACGGGCCGTGGCGCATCTCCCCACCGCACATCGTGAGGGGTGAGGACTGGGCCCGGGACCGGGACGCCGTGCTCCAGCGGGTGCGGGAGCGCTTCGGAAGCGAGCGCGTCGTGGTGCGCTCCTCCTGCTCCGCGGAGGATGCGTGGACGGAGTCGAACGCGGGACGCTTCCTCTCGGTGCTCGACGTGGACGCGGGCGATGCCGTGGCCGTGGGCAGCGCCATCTCGGACGTGTTCGGTTCGTACGGTTCGGGGGCGGAGGAGGAGAAGGTCTTCCTCCAGTCCTACGTCCACCCGGTGAGCGAGAGCGGCGTGCTGATGGCGCGGCACCCGGAGACGCTGGCCTCGTACTGGGTGGTGGCGTCGGACGTCTCCAGCGGTCGCACGGATCAGATTACTTCCGGCGCCCTGGAGAAGCCCTCCTCCGCGTACGTGGAGCACGGCGTGCCCCGGGGCCTGTTGCCGGACTCGCTCCGTCGCGTCGTCACCGTGGGGCGTGAGCTGGTGAAGCTCATGGGCGTGGATGCGCTGGACATCGAGTTCGCGCTGGCGGGCGGCGACTTCCACCTCTTCCAGGTGCGCCCCATCGCCAAGGGCTCGTCGCAGCCGGGGGGGAACGAGGTCCGCCGGGCGCTGCTGCTGGCGGATGCCTGCACGGCGCACCAGGCGCTGCTACGGCCCCAGGCCCCCGTCGTCGGAGAGGGACCCGTCTACAGCACGATGACGGACTGGAACCCGGCGGAGATGATTGGCCGGCGTCCGCTCCCGCTCGCGAGGACGCTCTACGGCAGGCTCATCACGGACCGGACCTGGGCGGAGCAGCGCGCGGCCTACGGCTACCGCGACCTGCGCGGCATCCCCCTGCTGCGTGACTTCGCGGGCCACGCCTACGTGGACGTCCGAGCCTCCCTCAACTCCTTCATCCCGGCCGTCACCCCGGCGCGCGTGGCGGAGGTCCTGGTCTCCCGGCAGCTGGCCCGGCTGGCCCACGCCCCCGAGCTGCATGACAAGGTGGAGTTCGAGATCGCGGACACGTGCGCGAGCCTCGGCCTGCGCGAGCGGCTTCGGAGGCTCTACGCGTCCTCGTTGGATGCAGGGGAGCTGGACGCCCTGGCCACCGCGCTGCGGGACATCACGCTCCATGGCCTTGCCGACCTGCCCGCGCAGGTGGAGCAGGTGGAGCGGCTGCGGTCCCATCCGTTCGCGCCGGGCTTCGAGGGCGGGCTCGGCCCCATCCTCGCGCGCCTGCGAGAGCTGGGCACCCTGCCCTTCGCGCACCTGGCAAGGACGGCGTTCGTGGTGACCGCGCTGCTCAAGAGCTTCGTGCGCGAAGGCGTGATGGATTCGAGCGAGCAGCGCGAAGTGCTCCAGCGCATCCGGACGGTGGCGGGACAGCTGCAAGCGGACGCGCTCCGCGTGCGGCGGGGCGAGCTGGGCCTGGAGGCGCTCGTCGCGGAGTTCGGGCACCTGCGCCCGGGGACCTATGACATCCGGATGCCCCGCTATGACGCGGACCCGGAGCGCTACTTCGGCCCGCTCATCTCCGGAGCGGAGGAACCGTTCAGGCACGAGGCCCCCCTGTCCCGGAGCCTCCACGAGCGGCTGAGCGCGGGCCTGCGAAGCGCCGGCCTGTCGATGACCAGCGAGGTGTTCCTCGCGCACCTGGGCGCGGGCATCGCGGGGCGCGAATACGGCAAGCACGTGTTCACGAAGACGCTGAGTGGCGTCCTCGAACACCTCGCTGCGTGGGGAGAGCCGCTGGGGTTGAGCCGGGATGACCTGGCGCACCTGTCGCTGGAGCAGGTGGAGAGCTCGTTGTCGCTTCCGCCGCGTGAAGCCCGGTCGTGGTGCCGCGACGCCGTGGAGGAGGCCCGCGAGCACGCCGCCGCCGTCAACCTCATCGAGCTGCCGGACATCCTGGTGCGCACGTCGCACCTGCTCTTCCACGTGAGCAGCGGAGAGCAGCCCCTGTTCGTCACCAAGGCGTGCGTGCGCGCGCCGGTGCTGGTCGCGGACGGGCTGCCGGACCCGGAGCGCGTGCGAGGCAACATCGTGCTGCTGGAGCGCGCCGACCCCGGCTACGACGGGCTGCTCGCGCTGGGCGTCGCCGGCATCGTCACGGCGTACGGGGGCGCGAACTCTCACATGGCGGTGCGCTGCACCGAGCTGCAGCTGCCCGCCGCCATCGGAGTGGGCCGGGAGCAGTTCCGGCGGCTGTCGGGCGGAAGGGTGATGACGCTGGATTGCGGGGGGCGCAGGCTCGTCCATGAGTGA
- a CDS encoding Ig-like domain-containing protein: protein MPLHRPLPALSGLLLLALMACSAQPVGSVQLAASVQQALSSSDVTRVKVTISSSDMSSHVIELVKSSGSWGGLIGGIPAGSNRAFLAEAFDTSGTLRFQGQTSGVSITANQTTAVALSLQETPAPAPYGNEAPVIDALVASTNSLQTGASLSLAATVHDPDPGDTVTLAWTASGGTFSAPTAAASSWTAPASIGVQTLTLTLTDSQGSAVSVSLAVNVAPDLAAGDAALDISFNRGPVVTKVSASLNRLDVGQSTDVSALASDADADALSYQWTSSCPGTWTNATSSTASFVPSSRPADACNNCRLTVTAQDGRGGQTTGALNLCVTDTSPVRFAPIFTHFYQSATSTSPEQTVAFDVTALDPQASSLTFAWTANTGSLATAQNTANTSHVVWTAPASTATGVPPTITVVVTNAHGLSASKSFSVFGLPTAIDPTGMLTSGGLTWVRPGTATVTWMDGNTYCTNTVIAGQSGWRMPTVEELADLWVDKGTSLLAAEGWSLEWIWTMTPYSTGHEVVRMSTGGVSYAFDFDKQLLACVRGTGEYPATLTHAGRTWMRPDAPPRAYPDAETYCSSRTTAGHTGWRLPTSSELGALHVAKGSRFLANAGWPLEWIWTSTPYRTGHVVVRAAGAESWSEGAGSYFVTCVSP from the coding sequence ATGCCCCTCCACCGTCCTCTCCCCGCCCTCTCCGGATTGCTGCTGCTCGCCCTCATGGCTTGTAGCGCTCAGCCCGTCGGCTCCGTCCAACTCGCCGCCTCCGTCCAGCAAGCCCTCTCCTCGAGTGATGTCACCCGCGTCAAGGTGACCATCTCCTCCTCCGACATGTCTTCCCACGTCATCGAGCTGGTCAAGTCCAGCGGCTCCTGGGGTGGCCTCATCGGCGGCATCCCCGCCGGGTCCAACCGCGCCTTCCTCGCGGAGGCCTTCGACACCTCCGGCACCTTGCGCTTCCAGGGCCAGACGTCCGGTGTCTCCATCACCGCCAACCAGACCACCGCCGTGGCCCTCAGCCTCCAGGAGACTCCGGCCCCTGCTCCCTATGGCAACGAAGCGCCTGTCATTGACGCGCTGGTCGCCTCTACCAATTCACTTCAGACAGGCGCCTCCCTCTCGCTGGCCGCCACGGTTCATGATCCCGACCCCGGAGACACCGTTACCCTGGCCTGGACCGCCTCTGGAGGCACTTTTTCCGCCCCCACCGCCGCGGCTTCCTCGTGGACGGCTCCTGCCTCCATCGGAGTGCAGACCCTCACCCTCACCCTGACGGACTCCCAGGGCTCCGCCGTCTCCGTCTCCCTCGCCGTCAATGTCGCCCCGGACCTCGCTGCTGGCGACGCCGCCCTCGACATCTCCTTCAACCGCGGGCCTGTCGTCACGAAGGTCTCCGCTTCCCTCAACCGTCTCGACGTGGGGCAGTCCACCGACGTCTCCGCACTTGCCTCCGATGCGGATGCGGATGCCCTTTCCTACCAGTGGACCTCTTCCTGTCCCGGCACCTGGACGAACGCGACGTCCAGCACCGCCTCGTTTGTTCCCTCCTCCAGACCGGCCGACGCATGCAACAACTGCCGCCTCACCGTCACGGCTCAAGACGGCCGGGGTGGGCAGACCACGGGCGCCCTCAACCTCTGTGTCACCGACACCTCTCCCGTGCGTTTCGCTCCGATTTTCACCCACTTCTACCAGTCCGCCACCTCCACCTCGCCAGAGCAGACGGTGGCCTTTGACGTCACCGCGCTGGACCCGCAGGCCAGCTCCCTGACTTTTGCCTGGACCGCCAACACAGGCTCACTGGCCACGGCGCAGAACACCGCCAACACCAGCCATGTCGTGTGGACGGCGCCTGCCTCCACGGCAACGGGTGTCCCCCCCACCATCACCGTCGTCGTCACGAATGCCCACGGCCTCTCGGCCTCGAAGTCCTTCTCTGTCTTCGGGCTGCCGACGGCCATCGACCCAACCGGGATGCTCACGAGCGGAGGGTTGACCTGGGTGAGGCCGGGGACGGCCACCGTGACCTGGATGGATGGAAATACGTACTGCACGAATACGGTCATCGCGGGTCAATCCGGATGGAGAATGCCCACCGTGGAAGAGCTGGCCGATTTGTGGGTCGACAAGGGGACCAGTCTTCTCGCGGCTGAAGGTTGGTCGCTCGAATGGATCTGGACCATGACCCCCTATTCCACTGGTCACGAAGTGGTGCGCATGTCGACCGGCGGCGTCAGCTATGCCTTTGATTTCGACAAGCAACTCCTGGCGTGTGTTCGTGGGACGGGTGAATACCCAGCCACCCTCACCCATGCAGGACGGACCTGGATGCGGCCCGACGCGCCCCCGCGAGCGTACCCGGACGCGGAGACGTACTGCTCCAGCAGGACGACCGCCGGCCACACGGGGTGGCGGCTGCCGACTTCATCGGAACTGGGAGCCTTGCACGTCGCCAAAGGCAGTCGCTTCCTCGCGAACGCGGGATGGCCTCTTGAGTGGATCTGGACCTCGACCCCCTATCGCACCGGGCACGTCGTCGTGCGCGCCGCTGGCGCCGAGAGCTGGAGCGAGGGGGCCGGTTCGTATTTTGTGACCTGCGTATCTCCATGA
- a CDS encoding helix-turn-helix transcriptional regulator, producing the protein MALEFPALRAVILGCALLSSSCSDTYTPLVDPTDWVDRGEYAPCAFTPPPGTVADCDEPSLFDLSKCDTASLATLEPHGIYQVDMRHASGLADVAGIRLPGDGGTATMNYLPTMRSAPVTRQQLQGAFRISAQYTVRNLVFAGCGVTGPGLVTGCFARCTDGWRERLRAQVEEAMERGEPSLASVCARLGMSPRGLQRRLKAEGRTFREVTEDARLEKARRLLADDSLNVAGIAQRVGYSDARALRRAFQRWTGMSPGQRRESLGGEGPLLLQGTSMAVGSDFQRWSCSLEGKPCTR; encoded by the coding sequence ATGGCCCTCGAGTTCCCTGCCCTCCGTGCAGTCATTCTCGGTTGTGCCCTGCTGTCGTCCTCCTGCTCCGACACCTATACGCCCCTGGTGGACCCAACGGACTGGGTCGACCGGGGCGAGTACGCCCCCTGCGCGTTCACCCCGCCCCCGGGGACCGTCGCCGACTGCGATGAGCCTTCTCTCTTCGACCTGTCGAAGTGCGACACGGCCTCGCTCGCCACCCTGGAGCCGCATGGCATCTACCAGGTGGACATGCGCCACGCCTCGGGCCTCGCGGACGTCGCCGGCATCCGGCTCCCCGGGGATGGCGGCACCGCGACCATGAACTATCTCCCGACGATGCGGAGTGCTCCGGTCACGCGGCAGCAGCTCCAGGGGGCCTTCCGCATCTCCGCGCAGTACACCGTCCGGAACCTGGTCTTCGCGGGCTGCGGCGTCACCGGGCCCGGACTGGTGACGGGGTGCTTCGCCCGCTGCACCGATGGCTGGCGTGAGCGGCTCCGGGCCCAGGTCGAAGAGGCCATGGAGCGAGGAGAGCCGTCGCTCGCCAGCGTTTGCGCGCGCCTGGGAATGAGCCCGCGCGGACTCCAGCGCCGGCTCAAGGCCGAGGGGCGGACGTTCCGCGAAGTGACCGAGGACGCCCGCCTGGAGAAAGCCCGCCGCCTGCTTGCCGACGACTCGCTCAACGTCGCGGGTATCGCGCAGCGAGTGGGCTATTCGGATGCACGGGCCCTGCGACGCGCCTTCCAGCGCTGGACGGGGATGAGCCCGGGACAACGGAGAGAGTCCCTCGGCGGTGAGGGCCCCCTCCTCCTTCAGGGCACGTCCATGGCCGTCGGGTCGGACTTCCAGCGCTGGAGCTGTTCCTTGGAGGGAAAGCCCTGCACGCGGTAG
- a CDS encoding glycosyltransferase family 87 protein, producing the protein MHLEKNVRPHQWLLLALASLIHLLPPLLYLAFNLLPKRMLAAGGDFGAYYYALKVALDGGNPYDVEQLRQLSSLQLPPFVYPPPFLLTMSWSMALPMKTGYFAMFVLNELLLVGILLLMRRHLGLDWKLATLLVATYFPLWDNLLWGQINLVVLLPTLGAMVLAERRPRAAGALVGVAAVIKVIPGLLLLYWFVRRQWRPVVAAIAIVVGLSVMVLPLVGLDIQLAYYTQILLGHAQGNLKELGLRVPIASEYNHSLVGVLSHAWPGADIYHPARAVQFGALSFIAALLVRWALWVRNACPPSAALAVLLGIASIASTYAWEHHLLLMMPAVVIAARDGGPRWHFGVLYACMVFPLGLLLALAGMLGVAAYVPVLAPWISLCKLLGILGLCALCLRAQALAEVPRPAMLGGSVDA; encoded by the coding sequence ATGCACTTGGAAAAAAACGTCCGCCCCCACCAATGGCTTCTCCTGGCGCTCGCCAGCCTCATCCACCTGCTGCCTCCGCTCCTGTACCTGGCCTTCAACCTCCTGCCCAAGCGCATGCTCGCTGCTGGAGGGGACTTTGGCGCGTATTACTACGCGCTGAAGGTGGCGCTCGATGGCGGCAATCCCTATGACGTCGAGCAGCTGCGGCAACTCAGCTCCCTGCAGCTTCCTCCCTTCGTCTACCCACCGCCTTTCCTGCTGACGATGTCGTGGAGCATGGCGCTCCCGATGAAGACCGGCTACTTCGCCATGTTCGTTCTCAACGAGCTGCTGCTGGTGGGCATCCTGCTGCTGATGCGACGACACCTGGGGCTGGACTGGAAGCTGGCCACGCTGCTGGTGGCCACCTACTTCCCGCTCTGGGACAACCTCCTCTGGGGACAGATCAACCTGGTGGTCCTGCTGCCAACGCTCGGCGCCATGGTGCTGGCGGAGCGGCGTCCCCGTGCCGCTGGAGCCCTTGTCGGCGTGGCCGCGGTCATCAAGGTGATTCCGGGATTGCTTCTGCTTTATTGGTTCGTCCGGCGCCAGTGGCGCCCGGTGGTGGCGGCGATTGCGATTGTTGTCGGCCTCTCCGTGATGGTGCTACCGCTGGTGGGGCTGGACATTCAGCTTGCCTATTACACGCAGATCCTGCTGGGTCACGCGCAGGGGAACCTGAAGGAGCTGGGGCTCCGGGTGCCCATTGCCTCGGAGTACAATCACTCCCTGGTCGGCGTGCTCAGCCACGCATGGCCAGGAGCCGACATCTACCATCCCGCGAGAGCCGTCCAGTTCGGAGCGTTGAGCTTCATCGCGGCGCTGCTAGTCAGGTGGGCCCTGTGGGTCCGCAATGCCTGTCCACCTTCAGCGGCCCTGGCCGTGCTGCTAGGGATTGCGTCCATCGCCTCCACCTATGCCTGGGAGCATCACCTCCTCCTGATGATGCCCGCCGTTGTCATCGCGGCCCGTGACGGCGGCCCCCGGTGGCACTTCGGAGTGCTCTATGCGTGCATGGTCTTCCCGCTGGGCCTGCTCCTGGCCCTGGCGGGCATGTTGGGAGTCGCCGCGTACGTGCCGGTCCTCGCGCCGTGGATTTCCCTCTGCAAGCTGCTGGGCATCCTGGGCCTGTGCGCGCTGTGCCTCCGCGCACAGGCGCTGGCGGAGGTCCCCCGGCCCGCCATGCTTGGCGGCTCAGTGGATGCGTGA
- a CDS encoding phosphocholine cytidylyltransferase family protein, with product MKAIILAAGLGTRMGPLAANRPKCLVELAGAPLLDHQLAVYEHFGVDVTVMAGAYPELTQAGRNVRVVVNPAYTTGNMVSTLRFSLPVVSRTEPVLVSYGDIVFKHEVLARMLAASRDVEVAIDTQWRRLWELRMEDPTTDCESLRLEGERIVDIGARVRSVEQVQGQYIGLLRFGPGVLHALMERFEQRVAKDPRYWNISMTAFLQDLITDGVAIHAVPIASGWLEADNAEDLRRYTEAHASGALAGFWSPTAVR from the coding sequence ATGAAAGCCATCATCCTTGCCGCGGGCCTGGGCACCCGCATGGGGCCGCTCGCGGCGAACCGCCCGAAGTGTCTGGTGGAGCTGGCGGGAGCCCCGCTGCTCGACCATCAGCTGGCGGTCTACGAGCACTTCGGCGTGGACGTCACGGTGATGGCCGGCGCGTATCCAGAGCTGACGCAAGCGGGCCGCAACGTGCGCGTCGTGGTGAACCCGGCGTACACGACGGGCAACATGGTCTCCACGTTGCGCTTCAGCCTGCCGGTGGTGTCGAGGACGGAGCCGGTCCTCGTCTCCTATGGGGACATCGTCTTCAAGCATGAGGTGTTGGCGCGGATGCTCGCCGCGTCCCGGGACGTGGAGGTCGCCATCGACACGCAGTGGCGTCGGCTCTGGGAGCTGAGGATGGAGGACCCCACGACGGACTGCGAGTCCCTGCGCCTGGAAGGCGAGCGCATCGTGGACATCGGCGCGAGGGTGCGTTCGGTGGAGCAGGTGCAGGGGCAGTACATCGGGCTGCTGCGCTTCGGCCCCGGCGTCCTGCACGCACTGATGGAGCGCTTCGAGCAGCGAGTGGCGAAGGACCCGCGTTACTGGAACATCTCCATGACAGCCTTCCTCCAGGACCTCATCACCGACGGCGTGGCGATCCACGCCGTGCCCATCGCGTCCGGCTGGCTGGAGGCGGACAACGCGGAGGACCTGCGCCGCTACACCGAGGCCCACGCCTCGGGGGCGCTGGCGGGCTTCTGGTCCCCCACAGCGGTCAGATGA
- a CDS encoding LVIVD repeat-containing protein, producing the protein MALESPAFRAVILGCALLSSSCSDTSTPPPTPPPPEEPWDGTYTPLVDPTDWVDRGEYAPCAFTPPPGTVADCDEPSLFDLSKCDTASLATLEPHGIYQVDMRHASGLADFAGIRVPGDGGTATMNYLPTMRSAPVTRQQLQGAFRISAQYTFRDTVRNLVFAGCGVTGPGLVTGCFARCTDGKVATSGTFEAARMTWARGESESSGGLRLLSETHVRTVRPVDVYVHRGHAYVVSIDDPLTQAPGGLAVVDVRDPSHPVITKRITLPGDSYWNAAWAKDDALYIASKSSGVIVFDISDPAAPAFVRSVPGRGPMDVHTMFVDGNRLYAVSPGPAPTGETLLFDISTPLQPVLLSRFTAADTESAFPSAHDSFAYQDRLYVNHFSAGYVVFDVKDPMSPLELGHYTFESDNSYATSHASAVGTFAGKTVAFEGGEYQGAHLRVLDVTDPTNIQLMGRYKLRPQTSIHNMILRGTRLYVAHYQEGLRVLDVSVPPRPREIAHFNTFRESDINRGDDLLEGAIGIRVPGDGHVYVVDTARGLLIFNEP; encoded by the coding sequence ATGGCCCTCGAGTCCCCTGCCTTCCGTGCAGTCATTCTCGGTTGTGCCCTGCTGTCGTCCTCCTGCTCCGACACCTCCACGCCCCCGCCGACCCCTCCGCCTCCCGAGGAGCCCTGGGACGGGACCTATACGCCCCTGGTGGACCCAACGGACTGGGTCGACCGGGGCGAGTACGCCCCCTGCGCGTTCACCCCGCCCCCGGGGACCGTCGCCGACTGCGATGAGCCTTCTCTCTTCGACCTGTCGAAGTGCGACACGGCCTCGCTCGCCACCCTGGAGCCGCATGGCATCTACCAGGTGGACATGCGTCACGCCTCGGGCCTCGCGGACTTCGCCGGCATCCGGGTCCCCGGGGATGGCGGCACCGCGACCATGAACTACCTCCCGACGATGCGGAGTGCTCCGGTCACGCGGCAGCAGCTCCAGGGGGCCTTCCGCATCTCCGCGCAGTACACCTTCCGGGACACCGTCCGGAACCTGGTCTTCGCGGGCTGCGGCGTCACCGGGCCCGGACTGGTGACGGGGTGCTTCGCCCGCTGCACCGATGGCAAGGTCGCCACCTCCGGCACTTTTGAAGCCGCGCGGATGACCTGGGCGCGGGGCGAGTCCGAATCCTCGGGAGGGCTGCGGCTCCTCTCCGAGACCCATGTGCGGACGGTGCGCCCGGTGGATGTGTATGTCCACCGGGGCCACGCCTACGTCGTCTCCATTGATGACCCGCTCACCCAGGCCCCGGGAGGGCTCGCGGTGGTCGACGTCCGGGACCCCAGCCATCCCGTCATCACGAAGCGCATCACCCTCCCGGGAGACTCGTACTGGAACGCGGCCTGGGCCAAGGACGACGCGCTCTACATCGCCAGCAAGAGCTCGGGGGTCATCGTCTTCGATATCAGCGACCCCGCGGCCCCGGCCTTCGTGCGCAGCGTGCCGGGTCGCGGCCCCATGGATGTCCACACGATGTTCGTGGACGGCAACCGGCTGTACGCCGTGTCGCCGGGTCCTGCCCCCACTGGCGAGACGCTCCTCTTCGACATCTCCACGCCGCTCCAGCCCGTGCTGCTCAGTCGCTTCACCGCCGCCGACACGGAGTCCGCTTTTCCCTCGGCGCATGACTCCTTCGCCTACCAGGACCGGCTCTACGTCAACCACTTCAGCGCGGGCTACGTCGTCTTCGACGTGAAGGACCCGATGAGCCCCCTGGAGCTGGGCCACTACACGTTCGAGTCCGACAACAGCTACGCGACCAGTCACGCGAGCGCGGTGGGCACCTTCGCGGGGAAGACCGTCGCTTTCGAGGGAGGCGAGTACCAGGGCGCCCACCTGCGCGTGCTGGACGTCACGGACCCCACGAACATCCAGCTCATGGGGCGCTACAAGCTGCGTCCGCAGACCTCCATCCACAACATGATCCTCCGGGGCACGCGGCTCTACGTCGCCCATTACCAGGAGGGACTGCGCGTGCTGGACGTCTCCGTGCCCCCTCGGCCGCGCGAAATCGCTCACTTCAACACGTTCCGCGAGTCCGACATCAACAGGGGCGATGACCTGCTCGAGGGTGCCATTGGCATCCGCGTTCCCGGAGACGGCCACGTGTATGTCGTGGACACCGCCAGGGGACTGCTCATCTTCAACGAGCCCTGA